The following coding sequences are from one Oryzisolibacter sp. LB2S window:
- a CDS encoding phosphotransferase family protein, whose translation MLDDMTAVAQRLGAWLQARGQSGAEVLALQRSAGGYSNITLLGEIRSGPGAQAQRVVVRIQPEGAAVFPDCDVATQYRTMELLQGSGLPVPPLLGLELDVSVLGAPFFIMGRLDGRVPDENPLYHLEGWFHDLPPEELRRHWFAGIDGIAALARLDWRALGFSFLLPPEGVTPLQEQLRYHEDMLRWSEGLSGHGYPLLWRAHGWLVAHQPHSDAVALSWGDAKLGNCVFDQGRLSGMLDWERPALSDPVDDLAWWLMLDDSLSTGYGVPRLAGLPTREETVAHWERASGFSARHLPYYEVFAAWRFSILMTRIGRIFTERGWVPPEAEMDLRNGGSRLVELLAELHHF comes from the coding sequence ATGCTGGACGATATGACGGCCGTGGCGCAGCGGCTCGGCGCGTGGCTGCAGGCCCGCGGGCAGAGCGGCGCCGAGGTGCTGGCGCTGCAGCGCTCGGCAGGCGGCTACTCGAACATCACCCTGCTCGGCGAGATCCGCAGCGGCCCGGGCGCGCAGGCACAGCGCGTCGTGGTGCGCATACAGCCCGAGGGCGCGGCCGTGTTCCCGGACTGCGACGTGGCCACGCAGTACCGCACCATGGAGCTGCTGCAGGGCTCGGGCCTGCCCGTGCCGCCGCTGCTCGGGCTGGAGCTCGACGTGAGCGTGCTGGGCGCGCCGTTCTTCATCATGGGGCGCCTGGACGGCCGCGTGCCCGACGAGAACCCGCTCTACCACCTGGAGGGCTGGTTCCACGACCTGCCGCCCGAGGAGCTGCGCCGCCACTGGTTTGCGGGCATAGACGGCATTGCGGCGCTGGCGCGTCTCGATTGGCGCGCCCTGGGCTTTTCCTTCCTGCTGCCGCCCGAGGGCGTGACGCCGCTGCAGGAGCAGCTGCGCTACCACGAGGACATGCTGCGCTGGAGCGAGGGCCTGTCCGGGCACGGCTACCCGCTCTTGTGGCGCGCCCATGGCTGGCTCGTGGCCCATCAGCCGCACAGCGATGCCGTCGCGCTGAGCTGGGGCGACGCCAAGCTCGGCAACTGCGTGTTCGATCAGGGCCGCCTGAGCGGCATGCTGGATTGGGAACGCCCGGCGCTGTCCGACCCGGTGGACGACCTGGCGTGGTGGCTGATGCTCGACGACTCACTCTCCACGGGCTACGGCGTGCCGCGCCTGGCAGGCCTGCCCACGCGCGAGGAGACGGTCGCCCACTGGGAGCGCGCCAGCGGCTTCAGCGCCCGCCACCTGCCCTACTACGAGGTGTTCGCGGCCTGGCGCTTCTCCATCCTCATGACGCGCATCGGCCGCATCTTCACCGAGCGCGGCTGGGTGCCGCCCGAGGCCGAGATGGATCTGCGCAATGGCGGCAGCCGCCTCGTCGAGCTGCTGGCCGAACTCCACCACTTCTGA
- a CDS encoding SDR family oxidoreductase — MAFALTGFDGKVAVVTGAGRMRSIGRPIALALARAGCDVVLTGTGRAPQTYPEDERRAGWRDIESVAEEIRAMGRRALPVVTSVADPEAVDALVTRVTREFGRVDFLINNAGAARGGDRVPVTELSIDTWKRVMDTNLNGTFYMSRAFARRMSEQGEGGAIVNISSLAARLLAPDTAAYATTKIAINGLTTIMAGELGPRKIRVNSVAPGIIDTSRLDDVPRGKVWDDMVAAFIPLGRAGTGEDVANMVTFLCSEQGAWVTGQHIYVDGGHGATPRRPTSN; from the coding sequence ATGGCTTTTGCATTGACGGGGTTTGACGGCAAGGTGGCCGTGGTCACGGGCGCGGGGCGCATGCGCAGCATAGGCCGCCCGATTGCGCTGGCGCTTGCGCGCGCCGGCTGCGACGTGGTGCTGACGGGCACCGGGCGCGCGCCGCAGACCTATCCGGAGGATGAGCGGCGCGCGGGCTGGCGCGACATCGAGTCCGTCGCCGAGGAGATCCGCGCCATGGGCCGGCGCGCCCTTCCCGTCGTCACCAGCGTGGCCGACCCCGAGGCTGTCGATGCGCTGGTGACGCGGGTCACGCGCGAGTTCGGCCGCGTGGACTTCCTGATCAACAACGCGGGCGCGGCGCGCGGTGGCGACCGCGTGCCCGTCACCGAGCTGTCGATAGACACCTGGAAGCGCGTGATGGACACCAACCTCAACGGCACCTTCTACATGTCGCGCGCGTTTGCCCGGCGCATGAGTGAGCAGGGCGAGGGCGGCGCCATCGTCAACATCTCCTCGCTCGCGGCGCGCCTGTTGGCACCTGACACCGCAGCCTACGCCACGACCAAGATCGCCATCAACGGCCTGACCACCATCATGGCCGGCGAACTCGGGCCCAGGAAGATCCGCGTCAACTCCGTGGCCCCCGGCATCATCGACACCAGCCGGCTCGACGATGTGCCGCGCGGCAAGGTCTGGGACGACATGGTCGCCGCCTTCATCCCGCTGGGCCGCGCGGGTACGGGCGAGGACGTGGCGAACATGGTGACCTTTCTGTGCAGCGAGCAGGGCGCCTGGGTCACGGGCCAGCATATCTACGTCGACGGCGGCCATGGCGCCACGCCGCGCCGCCCGACGTCCAACTAG
- a CDS encoding MFS transporter has protein sequence MSQPAHGWRSHYALILLLLVYTVSFIDRQIMSILVQPIKQEFGVSDTAMGLLTGLAFGLFYTVLAIPFGRYADRANRRNFVAYCCAAWSVMTALCGMATGFVSLALARMGVAVGEAGGGAPSISMVTDHYPPQQRGRALSVYMLGPQIGLLLGLTLGGWIAHHHGWRAAFLVMSVPGVVVALLLRFTAIEPRRGQWDSAGGSPAGAATEPLGVLLRDLWASRAFVRITLACMLMTFVGYGIGIWTPAFLVRSHGMSLQDAGVVMGLIGGVFAAAGALTSGWLCDKLARRDARWRIGVPLLGCLLTLPSGVAFYILPAGNAWHIGSLVVPHAVAFYLMFAFTAVWWSAPAYAALAELIPAHRRTSGMAIFNMIITLVGSGLGPLLVGMLSDVLVPQFGNEALRWALAIATAASFLLGIVAFIRALSPYASERARPVAAPQPTAPLSPARA, from the coding sequence ATGTCCCAACCCGCCCATGGCTGGCGCAGCCACTACGCCCTGATACTGCTGCTGCTCGTCTACACCGTCAGCTTCATAGACCGGCAGATCATGAGCATCCTGGTGCAGCCCATCAAGCAGGAGTTCGGCGTATCCGACACCGCCATGGGCCTGCTGACCGGGCTGGCATTCGGCCTGTTCTACACCGTGCTCGCGATTCCGTTCGGCCGCTATGCCGACCGGGCCAACCGGCGCAACTTCGTGGCCTATTGCTGCGCCGCCTGGAGCGTGATGACGGCGCTGTGCGGCATGGCGACGGGCTTTGTGTCGCTGGCGCTGGCGCGCATGGGCGTGGCCGTGGGCGAGGCCGGCGGCGGCGCGCCGTCGATCTCCATGGTCACCGACCATTACCCGCCGCAGCAGCGCGGACGCGCCCTGAGTGTCTACATGCTCGGTCCGCAGATCGGTCTGCTGCTGGGCCTCACGCTGGGCGGCTGGATCGCCCATCACCATGGCTGGCGCGCCGCGTTTCTGGTCATGTCCGTCCCGGGCGTGGTGGTCGCGCTGCTGCTGCGCTTCACCGCCATCGAGCCGCGCCGCGGCCAGTGGGACAGCGCCGGCGGCTCGCCCGCGGGCGCCGCCACCGAGCCCCTGGGCGTGCTGCTGCGCGACCTCTGGGCCTCGCGCGCCTTCGTGCGCATCACGCTCGCCTGCATGCTCATGACCTTCGTTGGCTACGGCATCGGCATCTGGACCCCGGCCTTTCTCGTGCGCTCGCATGGCATGTCGCTGCAGGACGCGGGTGTCGTCATGGGCCTGATCGGCGGCGTGTTTGCGGCCGCGGGCGCGCTCACCAGCGGCTGGCTGTGCGACAAGCTCGCCAGACGTGATGCGCGCTGGCGCATTGGTGTGCCCTTGCTGGGCTGCCTGCTGACCTTGCCCAGTGGCGTGGCCTTCTACATCCTTCCGGCGGGCAATGCCTGGCATATCGGCAGCTTGGTCGTACCGCATGCCGTGGCCTTCTACCTGATGTTTGCCTTTACCGCCGTGTGGTGGTCGGCTCCGGCCTATGCCGCACTGGCCGAACTGATCCCCGCGCACCGCCGCACATCGGGCATGGCGATCTTCAACATGATCATCACCCTGGTGGGCAGCGGCCTCGGTCCTCTGCTCGTGGGCATGCTCAGCGATGTGCTGGTGCCGCAGTTTGGCAACGAGGCGCTGCGCTGGGCGCTGGCGATCGCCACGGCCGCATCCTTTCTGCTGGGCATCGTGGCCTTCATCCGCGCCCTCAGCCCCTACGCGAGCGAGCGCGCCAGACCGGTGGCAGCCCCCCAGCCGACCGCACCCCTGTCCCCGGCCCGGGCATGA
- a CDS encoding acyl-CoA synthetase, whose translation MARTFNLADLFEVVANVVPERTAFICGQQRLSYRELDERATRLASALRAHGVKRGDNVGIQLHNSAEYLETFLACCKIGAAPANINYRYVADELEHLFSSLELKALVFGADFADEVAKVAPRVPTLKLLVCAGAGAARPAGALDYDALLASGEARLDDPERSDNDLYLLCTGGTTGLPKGVMWPHKSLFMGALGGGGIFFRRPPVKTPEELAEFVPHGPPLTYIALAPMMHGAAMWASLISLLSGHTVTVNDQKNFDAEHVWDIVVRDGVNILSIVGDAMALPLIQALEAHPGRWDLSKVAIFGNGGAVFSGHLQERIKTLLPHIMINNGMGSSEAGMVGGGEKPVQGSGLMRITPRPDLAVIDDQHHIVTEPGAQGILARTGYTPVGYYGDAKKTAATFITIDGRLWVLTGDSARIDESGDIVVLGRGSQCINTGGEKVFPEEVEEVARRYGAVADVLVVGLPDERWGQKVSAVIEVAPGQHFDAAEFDRICREHLSGYKVPKAVFLAHRIQRSPAGKADYRWASQFASSNPAL comes from the coding sequence GTGGCAAGAACCTTCAACCTCGCAGACCTGTTCGAAGTGGTCGCCAACGTAGTGCCGGAACGCACCGCGTTCATCTGCGGCCAGCAGCGGCTGAGCTATCGTGAGCTCGACGAGCGCGCCACCCGGCTGGCGTCGGCCCTGCGCGCGCATGGCGTGAAACGCGGCGACAACGTCGGCATCCAGCTGCACAACTCGGCCGAGTATCTGGAGACCTTTCTCGCCTGCTGCAAGATCGGTGCGGCGCCGGCCAACATCAACTACCGCTATGTGGCCGACGAGCTCGAGCATCTGTTTTCCTCGCTCGAGCTCAAGGCACTGGTGTTTGGCGCCGATTTCGCCGACGAGGTGGCCAAGGTCGCGCCGCGCGTGCCCACACTCAAGCTGCTGGTGTGCGCTGGCGCGGGTGCTGCCCGTCCCGCCGGCGCGCTCGACTATGACGCCCTGCTCGCCTCGGGCGAGGCGCGGCTCGACGACCCCGAGCGCAGCGACAACGATCTCTACCTGCTGTGCACCGGCGGCACCACCGGCCTGCCCAAGGGCGTGATGTGGCCGCACAAGTCGCTGTTCATGGGCGCATTGGGCGGCGGCGGCATCTTCTTTCGCCGGCCACCGGTCAAGACGCCCGAGGAGCTCGCCGAGTTCGTCCCCCACGGACCACCGCTGACCTATATCGCGCTCGCGCCCATGATGCATGGTGCGGCAATGTGGGCATCGCTGATCAGCCTGCTGTCGGGCCACACGGTCACCGTGAACGACCAGAAGAACTTCGACGCCGAACATGTCTGGGACATCGTGGTGCGCGACGGGGTCAACATCCTGTCCATCGTCGGTGACGCCATGGCGCTGCCGCTGATCCAGGCGCTCGAGGCCCATCCTGGCCGCTGGGACCTGTCCAAGGTCGCCATATTCGGCAACGGCGGCGCGGTGTTCTCGGGACATCTGCAGGAGCGCATCAAGACCCTGCTGCCCCACATCATGATCAACAACGGCATGGGCTCGTCCGAGGCCGGCATGGTGGGTGGCGGCGAAAAGCCCGTGCAGGGCTCGGGCCTGATGCGCATCACGCCACGCCCCGACCTGGCGGTCATCGACGACCAGCACCACATCGTCACAGAGCCCGGTGCCCAGGGCATTCTCGCGCGCACGGGCTACACGCCCGTGGGCTACTACGGCGACGCGAAGAAGACGGCAGCGACCTTCATCACCATCGATGGCCGGCTCTGGGTGCTGACCGGTGACAGCGCACGCATCGACGAGTCCGGCGACATCGTCGTGCTCGGCCGCGGCTCGCAGTGCATCAACACCGGCGGCGAAAAGGTCTTCCCCGAAGAGGTCGAGGAGGTCGCGCGGCGCTACGGCGCGGTTGCCGACGTGCTCGTGGTGGGCCTGCCCGACGAGCGCTGGGGCCAGAAGGTGTCGGCCGTGATCGAGGTGGCGCCCGGCCAGCATTTCGATGCGGCCGAGTTCGACCGCATCTGCCGCGAACACCTGTCGGGCTACAAGGTGCCCAAGGCGGTGTTTCTGGCCCATCGCATACAGCGCAGCCCCGCGGGCAAGGCCGACTACCGCTGGGCAAGCCAGTTTGCCAGCAGCAACCCCGCGCTTTGA
- a CDS encoding 3-oxoacyl-ACP reductase family protein, translated as MKLKDKVALVTGAGQGMGRAIAQRFAAEGATVVALDLNVEAAQQTLEGLGGKHLARALNVADSAAVNALVDEVVAKLGRVDVLVNNAGTGGMDSFTEMSDEAWARVIGVNLNGAFYCARAAVRAMLKTGGGTVVNVGSTSSVSGDGPAHYVTSKAGIQGLTRVMAKELAKSGVRVNTLVPGPTNTPMMQGIPQEWADAIIAGVPMGRMAEPEDIAKVAVFLASDDSGFVTGQSVAVNGGSAFL; from the coding sequence ATGAAACTCAAGGACAAGGTGGCGCTGGTGACCGGCGCCGGCCAGGGCATGGGCCGTGCGATTGCACAGCGCTTTGCCGCCGAAGGCGCGACCGTCGTGGCGCTGGACCTGAACGTCGAGGCCGCACAACAGACGCTGGAGGGCCTCGGTGGCAAGCATCTGGCGCGCGCGCTCAATGTGGCCGACTCGGCGGCCGTGAACGCCCTTGTCGACGAGGTCGTCGCCAAACTCGGCCGCGTAGATGTGCTGGTGAACAACGCCGGCACGGGTGGCATGGACAGCTTCACCGAGATGAGTGACGAGGCCTGGGCCCGCGTCATCGGCGTGAACCTGAACGGCGCCTTCTACTGCGCGCGCGCGGCGGTGCGCGCCATGCTCAAGACGGGCGGCGGCACGGTGGTCAACGTGGGCAGCACCTCGTCGGTGAGCGGCGATGGCCCGGCGCACTATGTGACCTCCAAGGCCGGCATCCAGGGCCTGACGCGCGTCATGGCCAAGGAGCTCGCCAAGAGCGGCGTGCGCGTCAACACCCTGGTGCCCGGCCCGACCAACACGCCCATGATGCAGGGCATCCCCCAGGAATGGGCCGACGCCATCATCGCCGGCGTGCCCATGGGCCGCATGGCCGAGCCCGAGGACATCGCCAAGGTGGCGGTGTTCCTGGCCAGCGACGACAGCGGATTTGTCACCGGCCAGAGCGTGGCCGTCAACGGCGGCAGCGCCTTCCTGTAA
- a CDS encoding SDR family NAD(P)-dependent oxidoreductase — MGNRLQGKVAFVSGGGSGIGAATARRMALEGATVVICGRRQEPLDAVVEQIRAAGGKAEAVIADVGNEAQYVGAIEDATKRHGRLDILVNNAMAYTWGAIDAMTTADWHANFQTTVDGTFWGTRAALKLMKDKGGSIINVSSICGQVGVPWMAGYSAAKAAVDNFSRAAAAEGAPHGVRVNVVIPAVVETPATASMLATDESRKATEKLIPMGRVGQPDDLAHAIVFLASDEAGYITGASLPVDGGRSAVLVTAL, encoded by the coding sequence ATGGGTAATCGACTGCAAGGCAAGGTGGCCTTTGTTTCGGGTGGCGGCAGCGGCATTGGCGCGGCCACGGCGCGGCGCATGGCGCTCGAAGGCGCCACGGTGGTGATCTGCGGTCGCCGCCAGGAGCCGCTCGACGCCGTGGTGGAGCAGATCCGCGCCGCCGGCGGCAAGGCCGAGGCGGTGATCGCCGATGTGGGCAACGAGGCCCAGTACGTGGGCGCCATCGAGGACGCGACAAAGCGCCACGGCAGGCTCGACATCCTGGTGAACAACGCCATGGCCTACACCTGGGGCGCCATCGATGCCATGACCACGGCCGACTGGCATGCCAACTTCCAGACCACGGTGGACGGCACCTTCTGGGGCACGCGCGCGGCGCTCAAGCTGATGAAGGACAAGGGCGGCTCCATCATCAACGTGTCCTCGATCTGCGGGCAGGTCGGCGTTCCCTGGATGGCCGGCTACAGCGCCGCCAAGGCGGCGGTGGACAACTTCTCGCGCGCCGCGGCCGCTGAAGGAGCCCCCCACGGCGTGCGCGTCAACGTGGTGATTCCTGCCGTGGTCGAGACCCCGGCGACGGCCAGCATGCTCGCGACCGACGAGAGCCGCAAGGCCACGGAGAAGCTCATCCCCATGGGCCGTGTCGGCCAGCCCGACGATCTGGCGCACGCCATCGTGTTCCTGGCGAGCGACGAGGCCGGCTACATCACCGGCGCATCGCTGCCCGTCGATGGCGGCCGCTCGGCCGTGCTGGTGACGGCGCTGTGA
- a CDS encoding nuclear transport factor 2 family protein: protein MSNSWPGTLEERIDRLESIDAIRQLAGKYSLSLDMRDMDAHVNLFAPDIRVGKDKVGRAHFKAWQDQTLRDQFTGTSHHLGQHIIEFVDRDHATGVVYSKNEHECGPEWVIMQMLYWDDYERIDGQWYFRRRLPCYWYATDLNKPPIGDMKMRWPGREPYWGTFHDLFPSWKEFWAQRPDKDSLPEVAAPAPLEQFLKTIRRGTPAPKMRVR from the coding sequence ATGAGCAACTCCTGGCCCGGCACGCTCGAGGAGCGCATCGACCGGCTCGAATCTATCGATGCCATCCGCCAGCTCGCCGGCAAATACTCGCTGTCGCTGGACATGCGCGACATGGACGCCCATGTCAACCTCTTCGCCCCCGACATCCGCGTGGGCAAGGACAAGGTCGGCCGGGCCCATTTCAAGGCCTGGCAGGACCAGACCCTGCGCGACCAGTTCACCGGCACCTCGCACCACCTGGGCCAGCACATCATCGAGTTCGTGGACCGCGACCACGCCACCGGCGTCGTCTATTCCAAGAACGAGCATGAATGCGGCCCCGAGTGGGTGATCATGCAAATGCTGTACTGGGACGACTACGAGCGCATCGACGGTCAGTGGTATTTTCGCCGCCGCCTGCCCTGCTACTGGTATGCCACCGACCTGAACAAGCCGCCGATCGGCGACATGAAGATGCGCTGGCCCGGCCGCGAGCCCTACTGGGGCACGTTCCACGACCTGTTCCCGAGTTGGAAGGAATTCTGGGCCCAGCGCCCGGACAAGGACAGCCTGCCCGAGGTGGCCGCGCCCGCGCCGCTGGAGCAGTTTTTGAAAACCATCCGGCGCGGCACGCCCGCGCCCAAAATGCGCGTGCGCTGA
- a CDS encoding alkene reductase, translated as MTQQLFTPVTLGDLQLANRIVMAPMTRNRADPDGTPNDLMVEHYAQRADAGLIVAEGTWPEVTGQAYCRQPGIETAAHVAGWRRVTDAVHRRGGRIVLQIMHSGRIGSRHIKPTGVPTVAPSALQARGEVWTDAAGMQPFDQPQALSTEQVKAAIAEHRAAALRAREAGFDGVELHGTSGYLSMQFLSSATNQRQDEYGGNAAARARFAAECLAAMADAIGAGRVGLRLNPGNTYNDTADEDSGATHAELMRQARPLGLAYLHVMRAPAQDIDAFALARENFGGPLILNDGFDGVSAEAALQAHQGEAISFARHFIANPDLVQRLRTGQPLAKFDRRTLYTPGAAGYNDYPAIAAETTTTTA; from the coding sequence ATGACACAGCAATTGTTCACGCCCGTCACACTGGGCGACCTGCAACTGGCCAACCGCATCGTCATGGCGCCCATGACGCGCAACCGCGCCGATCCCGACGGCACGCCCAATGATCTGATGGTCGAGCATTACGCCCAGCGCGCCGATGCCGGCCTCATCGTTGCCGAGGGCACCTGGCCCGAGGTGACGGGCCAGGCCTACTGCCGCCAGCCGGGTATAGAGACCGCGGCTCATGTCGCCGGATGGCGCCGCGTGACCGATGCCGTGCACCGGCGCGGTGGCCGCATCGTGCTTCAGATCATGCACAGCGGGCGCATCGGCAGCCGGCACATCAAACCCACCGGCGTGCCGACGGTGGCCCCGTCGGCCCTGCAGGCGCGCGGCGAGGTCTGGACCGATGCGGCCGGCATGCAACCCTTCGACCAGCCCCAGGCGTTGAGCACCGAGCAGGTCAAGGCCGCGATTGCCGAGCATCGCGCGGCCGCGCTGCGCGCCCGCGAGGCTGGGTTTGACGGCGTGGAGCTGCACGGCACGAGCGGCTACCTGAGCATGCAGTTCCTGAGCTCGGCGACCAACCAGCGCCAGGACGAATACGGCGGAAATGCCGCCGCGCGCGCGCGCTTCGCGGCAGAGTGCCTGGCCGCCATGGCCGACGCCATTGGCGCCGGGCGCGTGGGCCTGCGCCTGAACCCGGGCAACACCTACAACGACACGGCCGACGAGGACTCGGGCGCGACCCACGCCGAGCTGATGCGCCAGGCACGCCCGCTGGGACTGGCCTATCTGCACGTGATGCGCGCGCCGGCCCAGGACATCGACGCCTTTGCCCTCGCGCGCGAGAACTTCGGCGGCCCGCTGATCCTCAACGACGGCTTTGACGGCGTGAGCGCCGAGGCGGCCCTGCAAGCCCATCAGGGCGAGGCGATATCGTTCGCGCGCCATTTCATCGCCAACCCCGATCTGGTGCAGCGCCTGCGCACAGGCCAACCTCTGGCCAAGTTCGACCGGCGCACGCTCTACACCCCAGGAGCGGCCGGCTACAACGACTACCCCGCCATCGCCGCAGAGACCACCACCACCACCGCCTGA
- a CDS encoding nuclear transport factor 2 family protein, with protein sequence MTPTGMGAAEAAFQITQLLYRYAEHIDGGQLEQAAAMFERARIQTGAARPLDAQALLALWRRILILYPCGTPRTRHLITNPIVEVAGDGQTASARSCYTVLQAVDGFGLQVIASGRYLDRFACTEGVWHFTERDYRQMDFQGDLSRHLRVTVNPLPAEMCG encoded by the coding sequence ATGACACCCACCGGCATGGGGGCCGCCGAGGCGGCCTTCCAGATCACGCAGCTGCTGTACCGCTACGCCGAGCATATTGACGGGGGGCAGCTCGAGCAGGCCGCGGCCATGTTCGAGCGTGCCCGCATTCAGACGGGAGCGGCCCGGCCGCTGGATGCGCAGGCGCTGCTGGCGCTGTGGCGGCGCATCCTCATCCTCTATCCGTGCGGCACGCCGCGCACGCGCCACCTGATCACCAATCCCATCGTCGAGGTGGCCGGGGACGGCCAGACGGCCAGTGCCAGGTCGTGCTATACGGTCCTGCAGGCGGTCGATGGCTTTGGCCTTCAGGTCATCGCCAGCGGCCGCTATCTCGACCGCTTTGCCTGCACGGAGGGCGTCTGGCATTTCACCGAGCGTGACTATCGGCAGATGGACTTCCAGGGCGACCTGAGCCGCCATCTGCGCGTCACAGTGAACCCCTTGCCGGCCGAGATGTGCGGGTAA